From Egicoccus sp. AB-alg2:
GCCACCGACGGGATGCCGGCCAGCGCCAGGGTCAGGTCGAGGTCCGCGAGCAGGCACCGGAAGACGTGACGCACGCCCTCCTCGCCGGCCAGCGCGAGCCCCCACACCCACGGCCGCCCGATCAGCACCGCACGCGCGCCGAGGGCGATGGCGACGGCCGCGTCGGCCCCCGACCGCACGCCACTGTCGAACAGCACCGGCACCGTGCCCCCGACGGCCTCGACCACGCCCGGCAGGGCGTCCAGCGACCCGATGGCGTTGTCGACCTGCCGGCCGCCGTGGTTGGACACGACCAGCCCGACGACGCCGGCGTCGATCGCCAGGCGGGCGTCGTCGGGGTGCTGGATGCCCTTGACCAGCACCGGCAGCGGTGAGCGGGCGCAGAAGTCATGCAGGTGCTGCCAGGTCTGCGACGGGTCGCTGAAGACCTGGATCCACCGCATCACCGCGGCCTGCTGCTCGGACAGGTGCTCATTGGGCTCGGCGACGCCGGCCGTGAAGGTCGGGTCGGTGAGGTAGTTGGCCAGCCCCTCGGCGTGCAGGAACGGCAGGTAGGCGGTGGCCAGGTCGCGCGGCCGCCACGCGAGCAGGCGCGTGTCCAGGGTGATCACGACCGCCTCGTAGCCGGCGTCGGCGGCCCGCTGCACGAGGCTGTCCGTGACCGGGTCCTCCGCCGGCCAGTACAGCTGGAACCAGCGTGGCCCGTCCCCGGCGGCCTCGGCCACCTCCTCCAGCGGGAACGAGGACACCGTCGACAGGATCGAGGGCAGCCCCAGCGACGCGAGGGCGCGCGCGACGGCCTTCTCGCCCTCGGGATGCACGATCGACTGCACCCCGACGGGTCCGGCCAGCAGGGGTGCGGGCAGGGTGCGCCCGAACAGCTCCACGTCCAGGTCGCGCTCGGCGACGTCGACGAGCATGCGGGGCACGAACCGCCAGCGCGCGAAGGCCTGCCGGTTGGCGGCGGCGGTGCGCTCGGCGCCGGCGCTGCCGGCGACGTAGCCGAACGCCCGGTCGTCGAGCACCTCGCGGGCCGCCGCCTCCAGCGCGTCGTAGGTCACCGGCAGATCCGGGACCTTGCCGCCCATGCCGGCGAAGTACAGCTCGTA
This genomic window contains:
- a CDS encoding alpha-hydroxy-acid oxidizing protein, with the protein product MGFNTFQYELYFAGMGGKVPDLPVTYDALEAAAREVLDDRAFGYVAGSAGAERTAAANRQAFARWRFVPRMLVDVAERDLDVELFGRTLPAPLLAGPVGVQSIVHPEGEKAVARALASLGLPSILSTVSSFPLEEVAEAAGDGPRWFQLYWPAEDPVTDSLVQRAADAGYEAVVITLDTRLLAWRPRDLATAYLPFLHAEGLANYLTDPTFTAGVAEPNEHLSEQQAAVMRWIQVFSDPSQTWQHLHDFCARSPLPVLVKGIQHPDDARLAIDAGVVGLVVSNHGGRQVDNAIGSLDALPGVVEAVGGTVPVLFDSGVRSGADAAVAIALGARAVLIGRPWVWGLALAGEEGVRHVFRCLLADLDLTLALAGIPSVAGLTRDVLVRADTPTG